Proteins encoded by one window of Gordonia jinghuaiqii:
- a CDS encoding RidA family protein produces MPNTWSDQLAELDIMLPTVVPPVANYTPAVRVGNLVYTSGQLPMVDGELSVHGKVHEGAEGVVRPAEAKAAARVCALNALAAVDSLVGIDSVVRVIKVVGFVASAPGFTGQPQVINGASDVLGEIFGEAGVHARSAVGVAELPLGAPVEVELIVEVA; encoded by the coding sequence ATGCCGAACACCTGGAGCGATCAGCTCGCCGAACTCGACATCATGCTGCCCACCGTGGTGCCGCCGGTGGCGAATTACACGCCCGCAGTACGGGTCGGGAACCTCGTCTACACCTCGGGTCAGCTGCCGATGGTCGACGGCGAACTCTCGGTACACGGCAAGGTGCACGAGGGCGCCGAAGGTGTCGTCCGTCCGGCAGAGGCGAAGGCCGCCGCACGCGTGTGCGCTCTGAACGCGCTGGCCGCCGTCGACTCGCTGGTCGGCATCGACTCGGTGGTTCGGGTGATCAAGGTCGTCGGCTTCGTCGCCTCGGCGCCCGGGTTCACCGGTCAGCCACAGGTCATCAACGGGGCGTCGGACGTGCTCGGTGAGATCTTCGGCGAGGCCGGGGTGCACGCCCGGTCGGCCGTCGGCGTCGCCGAACTGCCGCTCGGGGCCCCCGTCGAGGTCGAACTGATCGTCGAAGTGGCCTGA
- a CDS encoding DUF4177 domain-containing protein produces the protein MTELTAWEYVTVPLLTHATKQILDQWGADGWELVSVLPGPTGEQHVAYLKRPKG, from the coding sequence ATGACTGAATTGACCGCGTGGGAGTACGTGACGGTGCCACTGCTGACTCATGCCACCAAACAGATCCTCGATCAGTGGGGTGCCGACGGCTGGGAGCTCGTCTCTGTGCTGCCCGGCCCCACCGGCGAACAGCACGTTGCCTACCTGAAGCGACCGAAGGGCTGA
- a CDS encoding TSUP family transporter, with the protein MDVALLIAAAAAAGWVDAVVGGGGLVLIPAMLIAQPGLPTATALGTNKLAAVFGTASAAVRYVRHVRIDLRRLIPVFVAALGFSALGAMVAISLPTEIFTPVVLVMLVGVGLFVALNPGFGGDASTGPRSRVSTIAGLVMAGVVVAFYDGVMGPGTGTFLIISLTALVGTSFLESSAMAKVINTATNLGALTVFGLQGNVLWLLGLGLAVANVVGAQIGSHMAIGRGSSFVRWVLLAVVVVMVGKLGYDLITG; encoded by the coding sequence TTGGACGTCGCGTTACTCATCGCCGCGGCCGCCGCGGCCGGGTGGGTGGATGCCGTGGTCGGCGGCGGGGGACTCGTACTGATCCCCGCGATGCTGATCGCGCAACCCGGCCTGCCGACGGCGACCGCGCTGGGCACCAACAAACTCGCGGCGGTCTTCGGCACCGCGTCGGCGGCGGTGCGGTATGTGCGGCACGTCCGGATCGATCTGCGGCGCCTCATCCCGGTGTTCGTCGCGGCGCTGGGGTTCTCCGCACTCGGTGCGATGGTGGCGATCTCGCTGCCCACCGAGATCTTCACCCCGGTCGTGCTGGTCATGCTGGTCGGCGTCGGGTTGTTCGTCGCGCTCAATCCCGGTTTCGGCGGTGACGCCTCGACGGGACCGCGCTCGCGCGTCTCGACCATCGCGGGGCTCGTGATGGCGGGCGTGGTCGTCGCCTTCTACGACGGGGTGATGGGCCCCGGCACCGGGACATTCCTCATCATCAGCCTCACCGCTCTGGTGGGGACGAGTTTCCTCGAGAGTTCGGCGATGGCCAAGGTCATCAACACCGCCACCAACCTCGGTGCGCTGACGGTGTTCGGCCTGCAGGGAAACGTGCTGTGGCTGTTGGGTCTGGGGCTGGCCGTCGCCAATGTCGTTGGCGCCCAGATCGGTTCGCACATGGCGATCGGCCGGGGCAGTTCATTCGTGCGGTGGGTGCTGCTGGCGGTGGTCGTGGTGATGGTCGGCAAGCTCGGGTACGACCTGATCACGGGCTGA